Below is a window of Camelus ferus isolate YT-003-E chromosome 4, BCGSAC_Cfer_1.0, whole genome shotgun sequence DNA.
TGTAATGTGTAAGGTACGTTCACGTGTAGCAGAGGCCTGGAAGATAATatactaaaatgaaaatacagtagTTCTGTTAGGATAGTAGGACCATGGATTTtcgaaaacattttatttaatgctaTGTAATAGTAAAGCAGCAAATTCACCAAATAAATGATGTTGTAGGTGCAGGGTGGGGAGATATTCACTAATAAGTAGAGGTTGCATGTTACAAAAgggaaaagcatttaaaagaatgaatcttCCTTCTCTACAGTTTGCCAGCTCCATGGATATTAAGATCCCAACTATTGAAAACATTCTCAAAGGAGCTGATTAGCAGGGTTTGGAAGACAGCCTGAACTTAACTGTGTCTGGATTTTGTTTGCCATGATTGCAGTGGAAACTAAATCTTGAAACAGTTGTCTAAATATGCTCCAGCTTGGGTATCTTGGCTGAATTCACACTTTGGAATCAAGaaacaatttggaaaaagaagCCGTGTGTAATATAAATAGGAATATAGAGCAAGAGAAACTCAGTAGAGAGGATTTCACAAATAAAATGCCTATTTAAAATCAAGTTGAAATGACTATTTGGATTAACAGCCAATAAAAAAATAACCTATACCAACTTAAATTTCTATCTGTCTGAAAGCTCTTAAAGGATACCAGAAGCAACCCTCATGTTGGTCGTGTTGATGTTAACCATTTGCTAGCACTGTTGTTGGAATGAACTGCTCTGCTTTCCTCTAAAGGGCTCAGACCCCTTTGTCTTCTCTTCCACCTCTGTTCAGAAGAATAACAGTTTTACCCTGAATAGCACTTAACAAGTGTAGGTGTGGGGCACTAGGCTACCTGGCTTCACGTTAGGGGATGGGTTGCTTAATATAAGATGTTAagaaaaattcacacacacagtcacaacattttattctttttggtcaAAGTTAATCCTCCCAGCTCCACACTTGCACACCATTATTTTAGCACTGCAGAAAATTCCCCCAAATACACACTGAGATACTTCAAGTATCTTCAGTAGTACTTGAAAATGCGATAAGATACTTTATATCTCTAAACTAGTAGTTGACTTTGGATTTGGacagtggagtgtgtgtgtgtgcatgtgtgcgtgtgcgtgtgtgtatgagtgtgtgtgtgtatgtggcatCAAGGAGTCTGAGCTGAAGAAATCAGAAAGTAACTTTTCCAAACCCAAACCATACCTGACACTACAAGCATCTCTTTTCAGACCCTATGTAGGATTTGCTGAGTCTGTCTTGAACATCTCTCTCTGATGTCTTGCTATCTCCTCACCTCTAAAGATGTCCAGAAATGGCaaacaaattaaagaaagttTTTATTCCTAAGAGTTAGCCAATAATTTTCACCCTCGTAGAAACATGATTTCCATCTTTCAAAATGCATTAGAATTATTAATAGGTATTGTGATTTTAGGAAACTATTTTCCCTCCATTCCAAAACCGAAGTAAATTACATTTAGTGCAAAAGGATATGTGTTTGACCATTTGGAGACTGTACCAATATTGcaatctttttccttaaaaatattttacccttaacgttttcattttattcccacAAGcgtattttgttgaataaatactaTTTGGGAATAAAACAAACCTGCTCTCGtacatttataaaattctttagaaTAGCAACAAGAATTCAATCACGTTGCATAATTGTTATCATGAATTGCATAACTTTGACATGCATTTTGCTATAACTCATTTTCTGGTAATATATAAAGTGCCTTTGATAGAATACCATAGAATATTCAAACTGGGAGTGAATGATGGAAATAATCTAGTGTAAGTCAGTCCAACTTCTCCCATTTCAGGGGCTGAGGTACAAGAAGATAAAGTTTTCCTAGGATCACACGTCTCACTTCCCAACATTTAAGCCCtactaaaaaaaatatatacttttgaTGTTAAATTTGATTGGAAAATTGCAATTTTTAAGGGCATGATTCTTACGACAGAATAATTGCTACACTTAAAGAATTGCAGAATTGGACCTGAAATACACAAAAAAGGTATGCCCAacatttttgtcctcatttctcCTTTTGGGAGAAAGTGGCTGAAACTAtatgatcattaaaaataaatcatcaatCTTTGAAGGATGCAAAGTTATCCTGATTTTCAGGATGAAATATACTACCATTTCTATATATAATTCAGTATTTCTCTCCAGCAGGGATCAAATGGAATTTTGGTTGATTGCCAGTTGAgcaaataaaataggaaacacaTTCTAGGATCccattgtgattatttttttccttagcagcaaaaaattaaataaaacagaactttTGTCATGTAATATTCACTGATCAGGTAAACTTAATAAAACTGGGCTTTAGTTAAATCTAGTGGATTAACTCCTGTTTCATTGGCGTTTACAGTTTTGGGGAGTGTTGAACAAATGTACAAACAATGACATTTCCAGAAACTTAACCATTGCATTTCATGTAAATTCTACATAAAGTTTAAGACAAATAGTATTGATGTCATAgtcttcagattttaaaaggcatattAGAATAATAATTACATCTCCCAGAAATGTTAAAGATacttgtatacatatataaaatccaTTTTGACTTGATGAAAACAAATTCTAATCTATGAAAATATTATATCAAGTTGTATTGCACCTGATGAAGAAATTATACATGAATGATAGTAAAtgctaacaaacaaacaaacaaacaaaaaacacttcaGATAAAGACCCGGTAAGTCAATTTAAATGAAGAGTTTAAGAAGTAACATAGCCATCTAAAAATGTTAGTTATTCACACAACTGGTCACACTtatgttactttatttaaaaatccctGATCTTAATATCGTAAAACTCAATTACATAATTCAGCTGTCTTTAACTCCCCTTTCTCCAGTAACCACCACACCTTAGGAGGGACATAGCTattgtcttaatatttttttctttcagcaaataaTCAGTGTGAAAAGCTTTCACCAGACAAAAATCATTTCATATAATGAAGcattgaattgtttttttctttcaatttcttcagACTGAAAACAGCTCAGTTTCCCTATGAATAGTCCATATATCATTTCATGCCTGGTATCTGCAGCCCACTCTGGATTTATCTTGCTTTCAGCAGGGACTGACAGTACTTTTCGGGTCGTTTTACAAAACATCCAACGTGGTTTAAATTGTTAAAAAGCAATTGGAACTGCTTCCTTTCCTACCCACTGCCTCTTCCAGTGTCCTTAATCCCCAACACCCTTCCCTAAAATGTGTCCCCGACATGCCTATTTACATGGCTCTCAGGCACCGGAGGTTTGCACACCCATCACATACCAGATCAATTTCTAACAGTGTGAAGGCTGTTGGAGCAGGGCAGTTTCCTTCCATTGGAAGCTGAGTGTAGTCGTATTTCTATCAACACAGCAGCTCTTGTATGCAAAGCTTAGACTATCGTCTCGTGGTCCCACCTGCCTTGGCTCTGATTGATGTAACAACAGTATCTGTCATAGGGGCTGTTCTGCTTGTAGGAGCAAACGATGATACTGTCCTGGGGCACGAAGAAGATGCTGTCCTCGGGCTCAGGGCGCTCAGACTTGTCCCAGGCTGAGCACTTGACGTCCAAGGCACTGTAGGTGAGGGAACTACCCGAGGGACAGTAGCCATCCAGGTACCTGGATGTCTCCTCCCGATGCCCGCTCTGGACCGGGCTCTGGcattctccttcctctgtgcGTGTGGGGGTGGTGATGGAGCTGGCCATAGGCACCTCGCCCTGCCCTTGGAGGGGAGGCTTCCCCCTGAGGCCCGCCTTCTTAGCCAGCTCATCTGAGCTCCCCTGGCCCGACTCCAGGTCTGAAGGGGTCCGCAGCAGTTCCACCACCTCCCTGTCCTTGGCTTTCCGGAAGCAGGGCAACTTGCGGACCCACAGCAGCTCGTTCTCGGGCCACTTGGTGCACCCCTCGGTCTTCCTGGCCAGGGCGATGGCTGCAATGCCTGGTAAGCAGATGGCGGGCCCTATGGCCAGCAGGGGGATgtttcccagagtctctcctttCATCCCAGAGACGGTGAACATGAAGCCAAAGACCAGGAAGACACTGACCAGGGCCACGACCAGCCCAGTCCTCGGGTTAATGTCATCAGGCCGCATCTTTCACTCCATCCAGGTTGGGGCTGCCTGCTGACCAGAGAGCAATGGTCTTCCCTTCTGTCAGAGGTGAAACCACAGTGcgttaagaacaaaacaaaacaaaacaaaacacccaagtCAATTTCCCACCCACCAACTGCCTCTCTTACTTGTCTCTGACACTCTACTTGTCTGACAATCTTggtctctgtctgtttctccctctgtttctgtTGCTGTCTTTGTCTATCTGCCTCTCACTATTGCAACGCCGTCTCTCTCTCATATAGACATCCACCGACTGGGGTCACCCAGGTACCTGAGGTTTCCTGCCGTCTCCCGGGAGCAGGGAAAGAAACCAGTCTGAGTCTCCTTAGAAACCTCCACAGCAGCTGTCCCCTCGGCTCTCTCCCTTGTTTCTGGAAGGGAAGCCTGGCTCTTCCCACTGACTTTGCAGCCAGAAGGTGGGACGTGGGAGCCTGTCTTTCCCAACAGTGCCCGTCGGTCTCCAGGGCTGTGGGAGCCAAGCAGCGGCGCAGCCCAGCGCCCAGCTCTGCGCGCAGAGCGCCGGgtgctggagggaggaaggacttAGTCTGGGAAAGAGGGAAAGCGGCGCGCGAGCCTGGCCTTGTTACATCACTTTCAGAGCAAGCTCAGAAACAAAGAAGGACGCGCGGGGGCGCGAGGGGATTAGACCCCGGGGAGAGGCCACCTGGGCAGAAGAGGCTGTCCAGGGTCCAGTCACGGTGCTTGGAGCAGCCGGAGTTGGTCCCGCCGCTGCCCGGGAAAGCTGAGCAGGGCAACTGGACCCGCTTCTTCCCAGGGAGGGTCCGGGGTGCGAGGTTCCCGCGGGCCAGAGCCCTGAACTCTGGCCGATTTGCCCACGGGGCAGTCTGGGGCTCCGCGTCCGCTGTCCGAGGGACAGAGGGGCCAGCTGGAGATGTCCCTCGGTGACCCGGATCCTTCTCCAGTTACAGATCTGGGTGACCCGATCTGACCTATAGCAGTTCCCAGGAGGTTCCTCGATCGCCCGCCTCAGAACGTCGAGGCTTTCCGGGGTCCCGCCGCCCGCGGCTGCTCTGGGTCCCGGCTCTGGGTCCGAGCTATGGTCTGGGTCCGGGCTCCGGGCTGTAGCCGCGCGCAAAAGCGCTGTAGCAGCGGAACAGACTGCGTTGCCGGAGCGCACGGGACCAGCGCCCAGGCTGAGTTAGTGGTCAGAAGTGGGTGCCGGGTCTTGCACGAGCCTTGGGGGAGTCACCAGAGACCTTCCCTCTGGTCTTAACAGCTGTAGACCTTGGAGAGGGTGGCCTCGGAGCCCGGATCCCACTCCGACACGGCCGTGGTGCCAGTCATGCCGGCTGGGTCAAAGGAGAAAGGCTCTCCAGTCGCGGGTCCCCCATCCCCGCACTTCGCCTCCAACACCCAGCTGGCGAGGAGGAGGGGCCCACCAGTCCGCGATGCAGCTCCGGCTTTGAGCGATTCTTCCTCTTTTGCTGACGCTGGTGTGGAGAACCTGTCTCCTCCCCACCGCAGCAGGGGGCTGGATTCCTCTGGCCACAGGGGCGCGAATGGCTTTGGCTCGGGTTCTTCAACAAGGCTGCCCATTTAGAGTAGTTGGGGAATAATGAGGAGGAACAGGATGGCGGgtaaggagaggggagagggagggaaaagtgCCTTCTTTCATGCTCAGGCCCTGCCATGGTGGAAAGAATTTTGACATCTAGGCCTTCCCCACTTAAATTAGCCGCGTGTTCCtggacaagtgacttaacctctctgagaatCAGTTGACCCATctgttaaatgaaaatgttactgTCAAATATGCGAGGGAACAAACATTATGAGAACTAAATAAACGTAAAGCTACCAGTTCAATGCTTGGGATGTAGTCCTTGTTTGCAAAATGGTTGAACTGTATATACGTGCACAGTATGTGATAATCAATGTAAGGGATGAGCCAAATCATGAAGAGCCTGTCTGTGGGGCTAGGGACCTTTGACTTTATCCACTAAGCAGTGAAGAACCGAGGAAGTCGTTTTAGCAGGGATCAGCACAAAAGTATTCCATGTTTGAGAGACGGTGACAGCAGGCTAGAGGACAGGTTGCAGGGGGCAAgtgtggaagcagggagacctgtAGGAAGACAGCTCAGCAAGCCAGGCAAGACATGACATGGGCCTGAGCAATGCAGGGCATTAGGGGTGGTTAGAAGAAAGTGAATCAGAAGGATATTTAAGGAATATTTAAGGAATCAGACTCAGTTTTCCACTCCAGTATCCATCGTGTGTGTCTCTTGTACTCATGCTCATTAGATAGTGGTGGTACCTCTGGACTTAGAATCACTattttggaaggaaggaagcaagggggAAAGGCAAAGAGCAAAAGTGAGATGCCAACTGTTTGCCCATTTGGATCAGGAAAATCATTGTTTTCCTGGCAGCCTCACTGAGGAGAGAGACATCTGCTTATATCTAATTGGCCAGAAGGATGTCTAGGGGCCACCTCTAGGGGCAAAGGAGCCCAGGAAATCAAGattttgttttctggatttttgGACCAGATTTATtgctgctctgaaaaaaaaaaatcagagttttgttagtgaggaaaaagaggagaatgAATATTGGAGAAGCAACCAGCAGTGTGTTGAACATGCTTGTCTTCTTGAcgccctctctttcccttcctttactAATGCCTTTCCATCCTGATTTCCCGCCTGTCTCCCTGGCCACTCATTTGTAGCCTACATTGTAAActctttatttttagttataaCTAAGCCCTTAGATGTTGATATTCTGCTGGCTATGCTGATGACTCCTATATTTATCTCTTTAGCCTGTCCTTTCCCCTTAGTTTCACATCTATAATATCTGGTTGTCTGCTTACTATCTGTCTGTATGGCACACAGGACACTTGAAACTCAAAACACAAACTACACTCATCAAATTTCCTCCAGACTTGCTCTTTCTTTCCTATCTGACCCCCTCATTCTTCCTGTTTGCCCAGCTGAGAAACTGTGGGATTgtcctctatttctttttctaacaaCCTCCATCCAGTAAATCACTCAAATCATCATAGCCTTACCTCCCGAATTCCTTGATCTTCTCCTCTTCTACCTGTGACCTGAGACAACTCACTTTACCTCCCTGGGTTTCAATTTCCCGGGAAACAAGGGCTTTGCCCAGAGCTGAGGTCCGTTTCAGCTCTCCTGTTCCATGGTTCTCTGGCAGTCACTTCTGCAGGGGTGAACGGACGTCAGTGTTGTGCAGGTGCTCCGACAATAGTGCTGGAAACCTAGTTGCAGCCTAAAGAAGCAACATTACTGAACAGAGACCTCCTCTCACTCACACAAGCATCTAATTCCATTTGACTTTTAAGCCATGCAGTTCATCTTCTTAGGCAGGAGATAAGACCCATGCATAAAACCACAGGAAACTTCAATTACTGTTTAATTATAAGCCTCATTCTTAAAGCGGTTCCTTCTTAGAGGTAATTTCAGATGGTCATTGAACAGCGAGTATACTTGCCCAAGCCAGCAGCaaaagtgggtgggggtgggagacatAACTCAGGGTCACAatattcagagacagaaaaggcattctcaatatttaatttcttgccTGTACAGGCTGATTTTACTAGGATTTGAAAATCTTAAGTGGTTCTTGTGATGCTGTAAGCACATACAGCCAGTTACAAAAGCTTTTcatcagaagaaaaggaaattcaggtTGGAATAAGGCTTTGGCATGTGGGTGTTTAAGAAGAAAATGCCaaaccttttatttctgaaattatgGAAATCATGGGATGCTAGAATTTGAAGATATCTTATAGGATATCTCCTCTAACCCCCTTAATTGTACAGATGAAATCCAGAAGGCTGCAGTCGTTCGATACTActtgagtacttactgtgtgcctggccctgtgctaggtgctggggataaagTCAGTAAGACATGGTCACTCACATTCACAGAGCAAGGCATGTGTAGTAGTTAGGATAGGATAGATTCTGCTGTGGCAACAAAAGACTTCCAGATCTCAAAGCCTATGTGCTCATCCTCTGTCTCTCATGGGTCAGCTGCTGCTTTGTTCCATGTTGTCTTCATTCTGGGATTCAGGCTACCGAGCAATCTCCAGTGGGGAAGTCGCCAGTCCGTCGAATCCAGGCACCAGAGGCCCTACACCGAGCCTTCACTTTAATGGCTTCTCTTTGGCTCCCCCGTTTGTGCCCTTCCCTCTAGGCCAAAGAATCTGCCAAAGCAATGCCCCACCTGGAGACCTTACCCACTTTCCAGGCCGTGTGATGGGTGATTGGGACTCTAAAATTCCCTTCCCAAAGAATCTGGCACCTGCTTCCAGGGTTTGTGCACAGCTTTTCACTTGGTCTATCCTCCCAAGGGTTGACCATACTGCAGGTGTGCACATCCCGAGGCCTGTGGCATAACCAAGAGGCCACTGTGTTTTGGGGGTACAGATAAAACTCAGGCATGCAAAATGGACTATTTATACTGTGCATGTCAGCCTCTTCATGGTTCAGAACAGaaccagaggaaggaagagaaagatagCATCCATTTTACTCTTGAGTGGGGCCTCACACATGTTAGTGACAGGCCAGGTTGCGGGatctggggaaaggagggagaagccccaactcatattttaaaaggctCTGTCTTGCTGTTGTATAGAAGATAGACTTAAGGTGGgtcaagggcagaagcaggaagaccagttgGGATACTATGGCAACTGTTCAgctgagaggtgatggtggcttgtGGATATGGCTAGAAGTGGTcaaattctggatatattttaatgtaaaactgACAGTATTTGCTAATAAATTTGGGATGTGAGAGAAAGTGTGTAATCAAGGATGATTCCAAGATTTGAAATTTGAGGTAGGAAATCAGGAACTTGGCTTTGGACATGTTCGCTTGATATATCACAGTGAAGATGGTGACAGAGTTGATGTACAGGTCTGGAGTTTGGGGGAGAAATCTGGGCTGGAGATACAAATTTGGGAGCTATTGGGGCATGGTTAGCATTTAAAGCCCTGAGACTAGTGAGATAACTTACGGAGCAGGCATCAATAGGTTAGAGAAGTTATAATACTAAGTACTAAGGAACAGCAACATTTTGAGGCTGGGGAGATGAGAAGGaaccagcaaaggaaactatgaaGTGGCCAGTGAGGTGTGAAAATGAAGAGATGTCCAAGGAGCCAAAAGAGGAAAGCATGTCAGGGAGGGCGTGGTGATTGCATCAGTTCTGTCGATAGGTCAAGTATGAAAAGGGCTGAAAAATGACCACTGGACTTAGCAACATGGAGGTCATTGGTCACCTTTACAAGAGCAGTGCCagtggagtgggtgggggtgaaGTCTTGATTGAAATGAGTccaaaagagaagaggagaagaggaattggagtcagagagcagagagaactCAGAGTTTTGCTGTTAAGGAGAACAGAGATATGAGGCCATAGCCAGAGGTCAGGGCGGGAGGTGGGGTCAAGAGGGAAAACTTTCTAAAAGATGGAAGCTCTCTTAGCACTTTGCCTGTACAGACGTAAATGCTCATTCCGGCACTTTCttgcaggagaggaaagaatATGGATGAATtgagatgaaaagatgaaaattgaAGGAGAGCAAGTAGAATTTCTTGCATGTTGGATTGGAGTTGAATCTGATGATTCCTTCCAAATTTATGCTAATCAGTTATGCTTTTGAGATTTCTTATAACCCTGTTTTCAACCTACAAACAATACATGTACTATTTCCCTCCTTTTTGATTTAAGTATGATTGTTTTGATGCAGCTGGTTAGAAGcttgatattttttcttcttggctATAATTCtgactcatttatttaacaaatgttatatTGAGAACTTCCTACTTATCTGGTTATGGTCATGcctcctcagtacctcctcccaTCATCTCTACCTCTTGGGAGGTAACTCTGATCTTTACCAAAGGCTACACTTATACCTCTAACTCCTTACTTTACTTGGGGCCTCCAGAGATGTAAAGTAGCTGCAGTTGGTTTTCCAGTGCTGAAttaacagagttttaaaaactcTTGCCGCTCATTAGAATCCATTAGGTTGTGCAGAACAAAGTACAAAGGAAGCCTAGAATTTTCACAAATCTTTTcgtaagtttaaaaataaagctagtGCAAGTGAAGGTGTTAGATTAATGGTTCCAAAGATGAAAACCTTTTAGGTGTCTGAGTGGTTCCAGCCAAACATCCATTTGCTCTCCAGGACTGAGCTTGTTCAACAGCTTAGATCTTTCTCCATGTTGTCTTTCCTTTGATTCTGTACAGGATCTTTGGTTAAGGGAATAGTGGATGAGAAAATAGACTGTTAGGAATCATGAAGAGTTGGAAGTAGAGAATTCTGATGTGGTTTGATCCCTGAACTGAAGATTGATCTGGTTTTCTGATTCTCTTGTCCTTAGATTAAACATAGTGCACTGACatgtttaaaaagatgttttttattaaagtataattgatttacaatactatattagtttcaggtgtaccatatagtgattcaatatttttatagattgcaCTCCATctaaagttattatgaaatattgctatcttccctgtactgtacaatatatcctttcttatttattttatacataatagtttgtacctcttaatcccctacccctatcttgcccctcctccaaTCTCTTTTCCCagtagtaaccactagtttgttctctgtatctgtgcatctgtttctgttttgttgtatttattcatttgttttatttttttagattccacatatgaatgataacatacagtatttgtccttctctgtcttgactcatttcactaagcataatatcctccaggtccatccatattgttggcaaatggcaaagtttcattctttttcatggttgagtaatattctattatatatatatgcaccacatcttctttgtccattcaatTGTTTGTGGACACagtaagttgcttccatatcttggctattgtaaatgatgctgctatgaacattggggtgcatatatcttttctaattagtgtttttgttttcttcagatatgtacccatgagtgggattgccagatcatatggtagttctatttttagttttttggggagcctccatactgtttcccataatggctatgccagtttacattcccaccagcagtgtactagggctcccttttctccatattctcacatttatttattatttgtggacttttgatgatagccattctgagaggtatgaggtgatatgtcattgttgttttgatttgcatgtctctagtaattagtgatgttgagtatttttttatgtgcctgttggtgatctgtatgtcttctttggaaaaaggtctattcaagtcttctgctctttttaaaatcaggttatttgttttttgatattgcgTTGTATGAGGTGTTTGTATATTATGGcaattaaccctttatcagacatatcatttgcaaatatttgcttctGTTCTagaggctgtcattttgttttgtcaattatttcctttgctgtgaaaaagtttttaagttttgttaggtcccatttctttttgcttttgtttcctttgcctgaggagattgatccaaaaaaatattactatgaCTTATGTCAAAAAGcgttttccctgttttcttctaggagttttatggtttccagtcttacattcatgtctttaatccattttgagtttatttttgtatataatgtgagaaaatgttctagttttatttttttacaggtAGCAATCcatttttcccagcaccacttattgaagaaactcttttttccttgttgtatattcttgcct
It encodes the following:
- the TMEM215 gene encoding transmembrane protein 215, producing MRPDDINPRTGLVVALVSVFLVFGFMFTVSGMKGETLGNIPLLAIGPAICLPGIAAIALARKTEGCTKWPENELLWVRKLPCFRKAKDREVVELLRTPSDLESGQGSSDELAKKAGLRGKPPLQGQGEVPMASSITTPTRTEEGECQSPVQSGHREETSRYLDGYCPSGSSLTYSALDVKCSAWDKSERPEPEDSIFFVPQDSIIVCSYKQNSPYDRYCCYINQSQGRWDHETIV